From Phaenicophaeus curvirostris isolate KB17595 chromosome 2, BPBGC_Pcur_1.0, whole genome shotgun sequence:
ATATGTCCCATGACCCGGTCTCAAGATTCAAGTACAGGAATAGCTGAAGAGAGTTATACACAGAAAGGAGTCGGGAATTTTCCTTTGCCTCAGCTGCAGCTTGAGGAAGCTGAAGGCAGCAGTTTGATGAGGAAGAAACTTTTGGTTGAAACTCCATAGTGACATTTCCCCACTTGTGAGGAGCCAGTACACAGGCCACTTCCCAAGGGAACAAGAAACCCAGGCTGAAGGCTGTGCTTCATCACGCTCAAGACAGAAATTTTTCCACATCTGTGCCCATCTCTCTGGGGGCAAGATGGTCCCTGTCTGCGAAAGCACAGTCCTCCTCCACCCTGAGCCCCTGCCATAATGTGTGAATGATTATCTGCCTAAGGAGGGGAATGAATCTTTTCCTCCCAAAAGGTGTCACCACTCCTTACATTACGGAAACAAGTCTCCTCTGCTTCCTCGGGCTTTTCTGCTGGAGTGGCTTTGTTATTCATTGGGCCAGTGACAGACTGGCATGCGGTAAGAAACTGAAGCCCTGGGTGAGGGCTGGAGGCAGAACAGTACCAGCTAAATAAGCATGCTGTGGTGTCAAAGCAGAGATGAGAGGGAATGCAGCTGTCTTGTCCTGTACCTCATACGATGACCACTTGCAGAAATAACCATGAGATCACCAGGACTGTACTAAGAACTGACTTACTGCCTGCCAGTGTGAGTTTAAGCCACGCTGGATACTGTAAGTCCAGCAAAGTGACCAAAGCAGGGCTAAggctttgcttgcttttttgcTTGCAAGGTCAATGCTCCCTGAATCCCACAGATGCTGCTTATCACTCTCAAGGTGCTTCCCTAGTGTGAGGCACAGATCCGTGCATATGCTGTGTGGGGCTGGTTGAGCATCCCCAGTGGCTGGGAGCTGAGGCGCTGCTTGATGGCGGCCGGAGCTGGAAAGGTCAGCAGTGGGAAGAGACAAAGCAGGTCCCTTGGAGGTGCAGTGACTGATTCAGGCCAGAGCTGGCTGTTCCCATTGGCAGCAGTCACTGACATTGCAGAAGAGAGCCTTTACCTCTAAAGACACTTAGGTGAGCTCTGATCTTGAGTTTTAAACTGATCCAGTCTGGatccaaagagaaaaaataaatggagaaagACTCACACAGCCACTTGCAGCTCTGGCTCACATCCCAGTACTGACGTCTCAGTCTCTCTGGTGCTTTTGGTGGTCCTCATGCCTGTTGCTGTTGAATTAGTTGCACAGCTTGGTGCTGCCCACAGGAATTCTTTCAGTGGAAGCTCTCATGCTGCATATTGCTATAATGCAGGGAGACTTTCCAGCCAGTGCACAAGCCCTTTCCTTTGCAGTATAAGACTTGCTGTGGATAATGAGGCACAAAATTCACCCTCTCCTAGCCTAACAGCTCCATGAAGCATTAAATCTCACTGGAGCTAGATCTCTTATGCTGTATCAGGTCTTGTCTTTCCAAATTTAGGATTCCTGATGGGATGCGGTAAATAGGCTTGTGGTTAAGAGAGGAGACTGGAAGTGAAACAGTCTGTCTGGGAACCTCCCCCTGTCGCAGATGCCCCTCTGACCTTCAATGGAGCAATTAGTGTGGATAAAGTAACACTAATGTTGTGGAGGCAGATATGGGAAATGACACATGGTGTTTTGTGCTGGGAACTACGTTTATAGCTTAAAATGTTctgtgttttgtggtttgttttttgttgttttttttttattttcccttcacagcagaggaaaataagTGCTAGAATAACCCATGAGGAGACAGAGCTTGGAAAAAGTCTCCTACTTCCCAGAGCCTTGTGGGGAAACTTTCTCCTCCAGCCTTGCCCCGTGGAGGCCATGGGGCATGATGCCAGTACCACCTCTGCAACCACCTCCAGTCCCCTCCAGAAAGGGACATAGGATGTCTTTCACAAGCAAAGATGGCCTGGGGCACAGGGCGTTCCCCAAGGCAGAGAGATTTCAGGGGTTACTGAAACCTTCACAGCATGGGCTTTTCtgaacagagaagagaaaatcatagattcatagaatgctaggttggaagggacctcaaagatcatctggCCCATCCTTTTTATGTGATAATATAGTTTAAAAGAGATGGTTCAGAACCCTGTCAAGCTGAACCTTAAAATTGTCCTGTGCagaggaatccaccacttccctggggagattatccCAATATTTAACTGTACTCATGgttgaaaattttcttctggaatccaatcgGAATCTCATAAGGAGCAACTGATACCCATTAGCCCTTATCTTTTCATAGAaatatggaatcatagaatcattaggttggaaaagaccttagagatcatcaactccaactttAACTGTCTACtattaaatcatgtccccaagcacctcatctacccacttTTTGAACTCCTccaagatgactcaaccacctccctgggcagcctgtttcagtgactgataaccctttcagtgaagaaattcttcctaatgtccaatctaaatttcccctgatgcagcttgatgTCCTCCTTGATAGGACccttttgtcctatcacctatcacttgggggaactgaccaacacccacctctctgcaacctccttttagatagttgtagagagcaataatgtgttccctcagcctcctcttctccaggctaaacaaccccagttccctcaatcactcctcgtaagacttgttctccagcccctccatcaGTTTCATCGcgcttctctggacacactccagaaccAGAGctgtcttgtagtgaggggcccagagctgaacacagtattcgaggtgcggtctcaccagtgctgagtacagggagaGAATCACTGCCGCgttcctgctggtcacaccatacaggccaagatgccattggcctccttggccacctgggcacactgctggctcatgttcagtcggttgttgACCAACATCCCCAGGGCTTTCTCTGCCTAgcaactttccagccactcttccccaagactgtagcactgcatgggttttttgtgtctctctgcacttggccttgttaaacctcatcctgttgatctcagcccattgatccagtctgttcagatccctctgtagagcctccctaccctccaacagatTAAcagttcctcccagcttagtgttgtccacaaacttgctaaggttACATCtgatcccttcatccaggtcatcaataaagatattgaacagaactggatccAGCACTGGGCCCTCTCTAAGcatattcttttaatcagcatGGCATACGAAagtcaaattaagaaagtacTACCACTGCTACTACTACTACTGGTTTCTCTCAGATAGATCTTTATACAGTTCCTCAGTTTTCCAGTGTCAGACAAACAgcatgtttttggttttgtctattCCAAACACTCGTGACTGTTTTCATTCATATATCCAACTCACTTATTcccaggcattttttttccagactagCCTTCTCACATATTCAAGATTTATCATCCTGTGTGTCAAGCTTGGAGTACCTggtctttttaataatttttttttctaactgcgAGCCTTCTGCtctcagcccagaaggccaaccgtatcctgggctgcgtcaaaagaagTGGGGCCAGCAGGTCatgggaggtgattctgcccctctattcctcacttgtgagacctcatctgtctccagttctggaatcttcaacataagaaggatatcgAACTGTGGGAacgaatgggtccagaggagggctacaaagatgatcagggggctggagcaccttccatacaggatgggctgagagagtttgggttgttcagcctggagaggagaaggctccgaggagatcttgtaatgaccttccagcacccgaaggggctacaggaaagctggggagggacggtTTACAAAGGCtggtggtgataggactagggacaatgggtataaactgtagaggggcagatttagactagacataaggagaaatttgttcatgatgagagtggtgaggccctggcacaggttgcccagggaagctgtggctgccccatccctggaggtgttcagggccaggttggatggggccttgggcagcctgggctggtgggaggtgtccctgcccacggcagggggttggaactggatgagctttaaggtcccttccaacccaaaccattccatgattctatgattctaatatgcTTGAtaccagcttcatgctttaccttagccccaattaaccccccatCCCCTCGGGCTGTTCCCGCACTGCCCCCGCACCCCCCCGGTGACCTGCCCCCCCCGAGCCCGGGCCGGGCTTGCGGAGGAGCCGCCCCCGGCGGgtggggccgggccgggccgagCGCTTAAAGCCGCGGAGGGGGCGGTACAGAGAGCGGCCATGGCGGGAGCGAGGGAGATTCTGGCGCTGGTAGCGCTGccgctggtgctgctgctcctcgCCGGCGGCGCCATGGGCGGCGAGGCGGACGGCGAGCGGCGGCCGCCCCGGTTGTTGGGGGCCCCGATAGAGATCGGCAGCCCCGAGAACGACGAGGGCCTGCAGCGGGCTCTGCGCTTCGCCGTGGCGGAGTACAACAAGGCCAGCAACGACATGTACTCCAGCCGCGCCGTGCGCGTCCTCAGCGCGCAAAGACAGGTACGGCGGGGGTGAGAGActgggggggcagtggggagagACTGGGGGGGGGTGACGGtcgctggggagggactggggggtgTGTGATGGTCGCTGGGGAGAGacacggggcgggggggaggctGGTAGGTGACTGAGGACCGGGAGGGGACGGGATGGGCAGGAGCGCTCTGCGGAGACCCCTGAGAGGGAGCCCAGCGCAGCTGCTGTGGAGAAGGAGCTCCAGGGGTTGTTCGAGCTGGATTTCTTGCACGGGTGGTGCCTCCATGAAAGATGGCGAGAGggtttttacaaggacatgtaggtgtaggatgagggggaatggccttaCATTGGAAGGGAGGAGAtgtagattagacattaggaaggaattcctcacgatgagagtggtgaggcactggcacaggttgcccagggaagttgtggctgccccatccctggaggtgttcaaggccgggttggatggggccttgggcagcctgatccagtgggaggtgtccctgcccatggccgggggtggggctggaactgggtgggctttaaggtcccttccaacccaaaccgttgtgattctgtggttctataaATGCTTGTTTTTGAGTGCTGCCTGAATGCCCTGGGGTGCAGTTTGTTGTTGGGGAAGCTGGTAACTTCCCTGTGCCGCCCATGAGTTAATACGTGTTGCTGTTTGCTGGTTAAGGAGCCGTGCTGTGAGACTTGTTTACTTggattttatttcctgcttttgAAAGGGTTCCAAGGGCGGCTTCTGTGGAGGCTGTGGCATGCAGTCCTCTATTTTGGAGCTATTTGTGACCATAGAACTGTTTGTCTTTCTGCAAGGCCTTTCTTGTCAGAGACCCCTTCTGAATGTACTGTGAATAAAGCTgcttctgtttgcttgttttgttgcAGATTGTGTCTGGAGTCAAGTACATAATGAAAGTGGAGATCGGCCGGACAACTTGCCCAAAGCCAGCAACTGATCTCCAGAGCTGTGCTTTCCATGATGCACCACACATGGCTAAGGTAGGATCCAGAGCACAGTGTGCTGGCCCCTGCATTCTCAACCACTTCCCCCTGGCTGGATTTAGTACAGAGAGGTATGGGCAGTGTTTTCTGTCTGCCTCAGGCAAGACTGGAGACCTTTTGCCTTTATGCATGACAAGATATTGCTCTTACAGAACTTGTCTTGCTGGATGATGATGACAGAGCCTCTTAGCCTGTTTTGTAAGTGGGGCTCTGAGGCTGTAGTGTGTGGAGGACTGTGTGTGCCTTAATCCTTTTAAAGTGCTCATGGTCTGTATCACAAGGGTGTGTGGGGGAAactgccagccctgctggctCCCAGTCGAGTGTCCAGAGTCTTTGTACCGTTTTTGGCTCCTCTTGCTTATTGTGATTTAAGCATGCCTGATTTGATGTGCTTTCCTGGTAGATGTAGATTACTGTGAACAGTGCTTTGAGTTAAGCACTGGTCACAAGATGCAGGTTACTCCTGGTCTCTGTACCCACCAAGCTGTTACACAGAAGCTTTGTCTAAATAATGATGCCCTTTAAAGAGTACTTCAGCTTTTCAGATGAGAGCACTGGATGCATCTGCATGCATGTGGCCTGAGTGTAGTTCTTCCATTGTACTTTGTAACTTGCATTATTCGCAGTGATAGGCTTAGCTTTTCTGTGTACATGCCCTTTCTGCCTGCGTGTATGAGACTGCACACGAGTTACACACAAGCCTCTAGCTAGGTACCATTATAACAGCTGCAATGATTTGATACTTGCACATACAGATTACCTGTGCATGTGTGCTTACCTGTGCTGGAGAGCTTGTGTTGGAGTATTATCCATGCTGAAAGCTTTCCTGTATGTGAATGAACGGGTAAAGGAGAGGTAACCTGATCTTCAGAAGTGCTCACTGCTCAGCTTCTCTGTTGGTGATTATTTGAGAAAAATGATTCATCCTGAGCAGGTACTAACAAGAGCGGTGTCCCAGAATACTTGTCAGGAGAGTGCAAAGCTAGAGAGTCATAAAAAGTGGCATACATTCTGCATCATGCTAGGTAATAATTCTGTGTAGATAATTGGTCAATGGCACTGTTTTGTGTTCTTAATCTCataactgctttctttttcttcctagcaTTCTGTTTGTGAGTTCACAGTCTACACTGTTCCTTGGCTAAACCAAattaaacttctgaaaaataccTGTGAATAAGCCTACCGTGGTTCCAGCAGAGACCAGCGACCAGTTActcagatttaaaagaaaaaaaaaaaaagcaataacacAAACTGAGATAGGATTTATCCATGCCTGTTAACTCAACCACTTATGTATTCTTG
This genomic window contains:
- the CST3 gene encoding cystatin-C; its protein translation is MAGAREILALVALPLVLLLLAGGAMGGEADGERRPPRLLGAPIEIGSPENDEGLQRALRFAVAEYNKASNDMYSSRAVRVLSAQRQIVSGVKYIMKVEIGRTTCPKPATDLQSCAFHDAPHMAKHSVCEFTVYTVPWLNQIKLLKNTCE